A portion of the Calothrix sp. 336/3 genome contains these proteins:
- a CDS encoding ATP-binding sensor histidine kinase, with protein MFPGYIINEIIYEGIETTVYRASSEKNQTSVIIKALKAEYPSVEMVTRIKHEFRMMENLNLPGVIQVEDLQVCQNRWFLVMEDIGGVSLGNFLQDMGDSDSKKLGVGEFLQIAVQLAQGLISLHQEEIIHKDIKPANIIINPQTGEVKITDLSIASRFTHGATQLLHPEQMEGTLAYMSPEQTGRMNRSIDYRSDFYSLGVTFYEMLAGCLPFTSQDALELVHCHIAKQAPPLQEIIPEIPLAIAAIVDKLMAKNAEERYQTADGLLKDLEDCFQQWQRGGRITNFQLGKGDRPSQLLIPQKLYGREKQVQQILAAFERVNQNNSQKKILPEMILVSGYSGIGKSSLVNEVHKPIVRQKGYFVSGKFDQLQRNIPYASIIQALQSLIQQILTEDSQKLTYWRQRLHQALGDNGQIMVNVIPELEYIIGKQPMVAELGITETQNRFIRIFQSLIRVFAAPSHPLVIFLDDLQWADSASLNFLQILITNPENQYLLLIGAYRDNEVSAVHPLMKTISLIREAGISITNIILSPLNLHHIQELVRETLVLTADNLSTEELAELLFNKTQGNPFFLNQLLKILYQEKLLTFDINQGGWQWDLQQIQAAGIGDKSIVELMAANIHKLPSLTQSILQKAACIGAKFTLDVIAAVSEKRVAEVAVALDSALHMGLILPLNNDYRIPLLFAEEELANFRLDDSRPAYRFLHDRVQQAAYSLIPESEKQHTHYHIGQLLLQNTLPEAIENNIFDIVNQFNMAIANIDASQKLQLAELNLIAGSRAKSAAAYDAAYSYLRTGFQLLSKNIWQEDYKFALRYHEAVAQLAYLCGDFAVTEDCTQAIAHQATSLLDIVAAQEIQILANLAQNRLLDAVDLALKILKQLGIKLPSRPNMLEVLQGLVITRLNLLDKKAASLIDLPEMRQQEQLAAMRILSTVTSAAYLSVPNLLPLLVFSQIRLSVKYGNTALSAVGYAQYGFILSGVVSDIATGFAFGQLALAIVDKFRARELQAKVLVLVYGFNYHWQKPLGETLKFLESAYQLGLETGEIEYTTWAALFYCMYAYYLGRDLQELHTEISAYRQSIQQLKQEKALTYIQVFEYTVNALLDKPVIPLDFALINDDTGKFFAHLQELQLKYLFGDYQGAIAQGKVAVTYLQSVVGTYNVGVYHFYQALALLAVYPQLGKSEQQQALATVNSYQRKLEKWAKYSPTSYQHKVALLVAEKYGIFGQKDKAMAYYERAIALAQANNFLSEVALAYERTALFYLSIQQPKIAKVYMTDAYYNYLQWGATAKVKQLQKNHPDLIIQTLTLGNTIDINSNISSRTYIPQEGTISENIHILDLATLLKASETIQSSLHIENLPSCLLQIIIENTGAQTGFLVLQQQEQLIIVAMHDGVEIITSRSTMESANIPHTLINYAARTYQPLVINDAQSHPLCASDSYILTVKAKSVLCFPIFYQGKFIGLFYLENRLTTGAFTPQHWEILKILASQAAIALHNSQLYTQEQQKSLQLQTSLEELQLTQTLLQQKAHDLETAILQLQQTQSQLVHTEKISSLGQLVAGVAHEVNNPVGFISGNLDYTQEYVQQLIHHLQLYQQHFTEIPEAILQDAKKIDLDYLITDLPKMIDSMQLGASRITDIMQSLRNFSRNDGNDKKAVDIHEGINTTIMILSHRLKAKATRPQIVIVKEYGDLPLIECYPGQLNQVFMNLIANAIDALEESNQGKTYTEIEKNPNTITINTSILNDGVCIRIADNGMGMSQEVQDKLFNAFFTTKPEGKGTGLGLSISYQIVTEKHGGSLKCNSAPGKGAEFIITLPGAKEIPEDKVRSNTNSQFAIRNS; from the coding sequence ATGTTCCCGGGGTATATAATTAACGAAATAATTTATGAGGGGATAGAAACTACTGTCTATCGTGCCTCATCTGAAAAAAACCAAACATCAGTAATTATTAAAGCTCTGAAGGCAGAATATCCGAGCGTGGAGATGGTGACTCGCATTAAACACGAGTTTCGGATGATGGAAAACCTGAATTTGCCAGGAGTTATTCAAGTTGAAGATTTGCAAGTTTGCCAAAATCGCTGGTTTTTAGTGATGGAGGATATTGGTGGTGTGAGTCTGGGAAACTTTCTCCAAGATATGGGGGATTCTGACAGCAAAAAGTTAGGGGTGGGGGAATTTTTACAGATTGCTGTGCAGTTAGCTCAGGGATTGATATCTCTGCATCAAGAGGAAATTATTCACAAAGATATTAAACCTGCCAATATTATTATTAATCCTCAGACGGGGGAGGTTAAGATTACTGACTTGAGTATTGCCTCTAGATTCACCCATGGAGCAACTCAACTGCTACACCCTGAGCAGATGGAGGGAACCTTAGCATATATGTCTCCTGAGCAAACGGGAAGAATGAACCGTAGCATTGATTATCGCAGCGATTTTTATTCTTTGGGTGTCACCTTTTATGAAATGTTAGCAGGATGTTTGCCTTTTACTAGTCAAGATGCGTTGGAATTAGTTCACTGTCATATTGCAAAACAAGCACCTCCATTACAGGAAATTATCCCGGAAATTCCCCTGGCGATCGCCGCAATTGTTGACAAGCTGATGGCAAAGAATGCGGAGGAGCGCTATCAAACTGCCGATGGTTTGTTGAAAGACTTGGAGGATTGTTTCCAACAGTGGCAAAGGGGGGGGAGGATTACAAATTTCCAGTTGGGTAAGGGCGATCGCCCATCTCAGTTGCTCATTCCTCAGAAATTATACGGTAGGGAAAAGCAAGTACAGCAAATTTTGGCTGCTTTTGAACGGGTGAATCAGAATAATTCCCAGAAGAAGATATTACCGGAAATGATATTAGTTTCTGGTTATTCGGGGATTGGCAAATCTTCTTTAGTCAATGAAGTTCATAAGCCAATTGTCAGACAAAAGGGTTACTTTGTCAGTGGAAAATTTGACCAATTACAGCGTAACATTCCCTATGCTTCGATTATCCAAGCATTACAATCATTAATCCAGCAAATTTTAACTGAGGATAGTCAGAAGTTAACATATTGGCGGCAGAGACTGCATCAAGCTTTGGGTGATAATGGTCAAATCATGGTGAATGTGATTCCAGAATTAGAATATATCATTGGGAAGCAGCCAATGGTTGCAGAATTGGGTATCACAGAAACACAAAATCGTTTTATTCGTATCTTTCAATCTTTAATTCGGGTTTTTGCCGCTCCCTCACACCCCCTAGTCATATTTTTAGATGATTTACAGTGGGCAGATTCTGCTTCTCTGAATTTTTTGCAAATATTAATCACAAACCCGGAGAATCAATATTTACTTTTAATTGGAGCCTATAGAGATAATGAAGTTTCTGCGGTACACCCCTTGATGAAAACCATCAGTTTAATTAGGGAAGCGGGAATATCTATAACTAATATTATTTTATCTCCTTTAAATTTACATCATATTCAGGAATTAGTTCGAGAAACTTTAGTTCTCACGGCAGATAATCTCTCTACGGAAGAACTGGCAGAATTACTTTTTAATAAGACTCAAGGAAATCCCTTCTTTTTAAATCAACTACTAAAAATATTATATCAAGAGAAATTACTGACCTTTGATATCAATCAAGGTGGGTGGCAATGGGATTTACAACAAATTCAAGCGGCAGGTATTGGTGATAAAAGTATTGTCGAGTTAATGGCGGCAAATATTCATAAATTGCCTAGTTTGACACAAAGTATTTTACAAAAAGCTGCTTGTATTGGTGCAAAATTTACCCTGGATGTGATCGCCGCAGTCAGTGAAAAACGGGTTGCAGAGGTAGCTGTGGCATTGGATTCCGCATTACACATGGGGTTGATTTTGCCTTTGAATAATGATTACAGAATTCCCCTACTGTTTGCTGAAGAAGAATTAGCCAATTTTCGCCTAGATGATTCACGTCCAGCTTATCGTTTTCTCCATGATAGGGTACAACAAGCTGCCTATTCTTTAATTCCAGAAAGCGAAAAACAGCATACCCATTATCACATTGGGCAATTATTACTGCAAAATACTCTCCCAGAAGCCATAGAAAATAATATTTTTGATATTGTGAATCAGTTCAATATGGCGATCGCGAATATTGATGCATCCCAAAAATTGCAACTGGCAGAATTAAATTTAATTGCTGGAAGCAGGGCTAAAAGTGCTGCTGCTTATGATGCTGCCTATAGTTATTTACGTACAGGTTTTCAGTTATTAAGTAAGAATATTTGGCAAGAAGATTATAAGTTTGCCCTGAGATATCATGAAGCAGTCGCTCAGCTTGCCTATCTTTGTGGTGATTTTGCCGTCACCGAAGATTGTACCCAGGCGATCGCCCACCAAGCAACCTCCCTGTTAGATATTGTCGCCGCCCAGGAAATTCAAATCTTAGCTAATTTGGCGCAGAATCGCTTACTAGATGCCGTTGATTTAGCTTTGAAAATTTTAAAGCAATTGGGAATTAAGTTGCCTTCCCGACCAAATATGCTGGAAGTGCTGCAAGGTTTAGTCATTACCCGGCTGAATTTATTAGATAAAAAAGCTGCAAGTTTAATAGATTTACCTGAGATGCGGCAGCAGGAACAATTGGCAGCAATGCGAATTTTGTCAACAGTTACATCAGCTGCCTATTTGAGTGTTCCCAATCTGTTGCCCCTGTTGGTATTTAGTCAAATTCGTCTATCTGTGAAGTATGGAAATACTGCCCTTTCGGCGGTGGGTTATGCTCAGTATGGTTTCATTTTATCGGGGGTTGTCTCTGATATTGCGACGGGTTTTGCCTTTGGGCAATTAGCATTAGCCATTGTGGATAAATTTCGGGCAAGGGAATTACAAGCTAAGGTATTAGTTTTAGTTTATGGCTTTAATTATCATTGGCAAAAACCCCTAGGGGAAACATTAAAATTTTTAGAATCTGCCTATCAGTTAGGTTTGGAAACGGGAGAGATTGAATATACTACCTGGGCAGCATTATTTTATTGTATGTATGCCTATTATTTAGGGCGAGATTTACAGGAATTACATACAGAAATTAGTGCCTATCGTCAATCTATTCAGCAGTTGAAGCAGGAAAAGGCGCTAACTTATATTCAGGTATTTGAGTATACAGTAAATGCTCTCCTCGATAAACCTGTAATTCCCCTAGATTTTGCCCTGATTAATGATGATACTGGCAAATTTTTTGCCCATTTACAAGAACTACAACTAAAGTATTTATTTGGTGATTATCAAGGGGCGATCGCCCAAGGGAAGGTAGCTGTCACCTATTTACAAAGTGTAGTTGGTACCTATAACGTTGGTGTCTATCATTTTTACCAAGCTCTCGCACTCCTAGCAGTCTATCCCCAATTAGGAAAATCTGAGCAACAGCAAGCTCTGGCAACGGTGAATAGCTATCAAAGGAAATTAGAAAAATGGGCAAAATATTCACCTACTAGCTATCAACATAAAGTAGCTTTATTGGTAGCTGAAAAGTATGGAATATTCGGTCAAAAAGATAAGGCAATGGCATATTATGAAAGGGCGATCGCCCTAGCACAAGCAAATAATTTTCTCTCAGAAGTTGCCCTTGCCTATGAACGTACAGCCCTGTTCTATTTATCGATTCAGCAGCCAAAAATTGCTAAAGTTTACATGACTGATGCTTACTACAACTATCTGCAATGGGGAGCAACTGCCAAGGTTAAACAATTACAAAAAAATCACCCAGATTTAATTATTCAAACCCTCACCCTTGGTAATACTATTGATATTAACAGTAACATCAGTTCGAGAACCTATATTCCCCAAGAAGGTACAATCTCGGAAAATATTCATATCTTAGATTTGGCAACCCTACTCAAAGCCAGTGAAACTATCCAAAGTAGCTTACATATTGAAAATTTACCTAGTTGCCTCCTACAAATTATCATTGAAAACACTGGGGCACAAACAGGTTTTTTAGTTTTGCAACAGCAAGAGCAATTAATAATTGTTGCCATGCATGATGGTGTAGAAATAATCACTTCCCGCTCCACAATGGAAAGTGCAAATATTCCCCACACCCTGATTAACTACGCTGCTAGAACTTACCAACCTTTAGTGATTAACGATGCTCAAAGTCACCCGTTGTGTGCATCAGACTCCTATATCCTGACAGTAAAAGCAAAATCAGTTCTCTGTTTTCCCATTTTTTACCAGGGTAAATTTATTGGTTTATTTTACTTAGAAAATAGACTGACTACAGGAGCATTCACTCCCCAACACTGGGAAATTTTGAAAATTCTTGCCTCCCAAGCAGCGATCGCGCTCCATAATTCCCAACTTTATACCCAAGAGCAACAAAAATCCCTACAACTGCAAACATCCCTAGAGGAATTACAACTCACCCAAACCCTATTGCAACAAAAAGCCCATGATTTAGAAACTGCAATCCTACAACTACAACAAACCCAATCCCAACTCGTACATACAGAAAAAATTTCTTCCCTAGGACAACTAGTAGCAGGTGTGGCGCACGAAGTCAACAACCCCGTGGGCTTTATTAGTGGTAACTTGGACTATACTCAGGAATACGTCCAACAGTTAATTCATCACCTGCAACTCTATCAGCAACACTTTACCGAGATACCTGAGGCAATTCTCCAAGATGCCAAGAAAATCGATTTAGATTATCTGATTACGGATTTACCGAAGATGATTGACTCCATGCAACTCGGAGCCAGCAGAATCACTGACATCATGCAATCCCTACGCAACTTTTCCCGCAATGATGGCAATGATAAGAAAGCTGTTGATATCCATGAAGGGATTAACACCACAATCATGATACTATCCCATCGCCTCAAGGCAAAGGCAACTCGTCCACAAATTGTTATTGTCAAAGAATATGGCGATTTACCCCTGATTGAATGTTATCCAGGGCAACTTAATCAAGTATTTATGAATTTAATTGCCAATGCTATTGATGCTCTAGAAGAATCTAACCAAGGTAAAACCTATACAGAGATTGAAAAAAATCCCAACACTATCACCATCAACACATCTATCCTGAATGATGGGGTTTGCATTCGCATTGCTGATAACGGTATGGGTATGAGTCAAGAAGTGCAAGACAAATTATTTAATGCATTCTTTACCACCAAACCGGAAGGGAAAGGTACTGGTTTGGGATTATCGATTAGTTATCAAATTGTTACGGAAAAACACGGTGGTAGCTTAAAGTGTAATTCTGCACCTGGGAAAGGAGCCGAATTTATTATTACCCTACCAGGAGCTAAGGAAATTCCAGAAGATAAAGTAAGGAGTAATACCAATTCACAATTCGCAATTCGCAATTCGTAA
- a CDS encoding prolipoprotein diacylglyceryl transferase family protein, whose product MYNSLISSNIKLSEWVENVQHPDLDKEPQTLNFLERIIYLSHRITLFGKKYSPYSLMFNVGLLSVLGTVWFLSVKFHLDINIFAGINYILIFHYPGYPLYLWVKSRLFNIQGRSYIQDCIFFLIPGYTFCCWLMGQSVLVSLDLLGILLPLIAGIVRVGCFLSGCCHGKFSAKFGVLYTPSYLLPEHRDTKLAAAFYTGYPVFPIQLVEASFNLTLFVILLVRLLLTEEFTGQTLSLYFLVYCIYRFFADFYRESSIRPKIGKFSEAQCISMVLILVCTLTLQGEQILELLKF is encoded by the coding sequence ATGTACAATTCTCTAATTTCCAGTAATATTAAACTCAGCGAATGGGTGGAAAATGTTCAGCATCCAGACCTTGATAAAGAGCCTCAAACGCTGAATTTTTTAGAGAGAATTATCTATTTATCCCATCGGATAACTCTCTTTGGGAAGAAATATAGTCCATACTCTTTAATGTTTAACGTCGGATTGCTTTCTGTTTTAGGTACAGTATGGTTTTTATCAGTAAAATTCCATCTTGACATTAATATTTTCGCAGGGATAAATTATATCCTGATTTTTCATTACCCTGGATATCCTTTATATCTTTGGGTAAAGTCTCGACTCTTCAATATTCAAGGTCGTTCCTATATCCAAGATTGTATATTTTTCCTGATTCCTGGCTATACATTCTGTTGCTGGTTAATGGGACAATCCGTCCTGGTGAGTCTCGATTTACTGGGGATTCTGCTGCCACTAATTGCCGGAATTGTCAGAGTCGGTTGTTTCTTAAGTGGATGCTGTCATGGGAAATTCTCCGCAAAATTTGGAGTTTTATATACACCAAGCTATTTACTCCCAGAACACCGAGATACGAAATTAGCTGCCGCTTTCTACACCGGATACCCTGTATTTCCGATTCAACTCGTAGAAGCTAGTTTTAATTTGACATTATTTGTAATTTTACTAGTGAGGTTATTACTCACAGAAGAATTTACAGGTCAGACATTATCCTTGTACTTTTTGGTTTACTGCATATATCGCTTTTTTGCGGACTTCTACCGTGAATCTAGTATTCGTCCCAAAATTGGTAAATTCTCAGAAGCTCAGTGTATATCAATGGTCTTAATTTTAGTTTGTACTCTCACACTCCAAGGAGAACAAATATTAGAATTATTAAAATTTTAG
- a CDS encoding alpha-amylase: MTETNGVMMQYFHWYNPGDGSLWKQLAESATDLAKVGVTSVWLPPAYKGTGGGMDVGYGVYDLFDLGEFDQKGSIRTKYGTKDEYLHAIKTAQKAGIRIYADAVFNHKLGADEEEETQATPFHPDDRNATIGEYQTIKAWTHFTFPGRGDKYSSMKWHWWHFDAIDYNAYNAEENAIYLLKGKEFDRNIDLEKGNFDYLMGCDLDMQNPEVTGELKYWGEWYLDTTGVDGFRFDAVKHVSADFFQEWLEHVRNYAQREIFAVGEYWSYEVEALHHFITVTDGKVTLFDAPLHHNFYIASKSGNDYDLRQIFDNTLVQQQPALAVTLVDNHDSQPLQSLESVVEAWFKPLAYALILLRREGYPCIFYADYYGAHYKDHGNDGNEYEIWLDSHQWIIDKFLFARQTYAYGEQYDYFDHANTIGWTRLGDEEHPGGMAVVLSNGSEGSKYMEVGQPNRTYIDITENITEPITTNEEGWGEFRCNSGSVSVWVPQESP; this comes from the coding sequence GTGACTGAGACAAATGGCGTTATGATGCAGTATTTCCACTGGTACAATCCAGGTGACGGTAGCCTGTGGAAGCAGTTGGCAGAGTCTGCCACCGACTTAGCCAAAGTTGGTGTCACCTCCGTTTGGTTACCTCCTGCTTATAAAGGTACTGGTGGTGGAATGGATGTTGGTTATGGTGTTTATGATTTATTTGATTTAGGTGAATTTGACCAAAAAGGCTCTATTCGCACCAAATATGGAACCAAGGATGAGTATCTACACGCCATTAAAACTGCACAAAAGGCAGGAATTAGAATCTATGCTGATGCGGTTTTTAACCACAAATTAGGTGCAGACGAAGAAGAAGAAACCCAAGCCACACCCTTTCATCCTGACGATCGCAATGCCACAATTGGCGAGTATCAGACAATCAAGGCTTGGACACATTTTACCTTTCCTGGTCGCGGCGACAAGTATTCTAGTATGAAATGGCACTGGTGGCACTTCGACGCAATTGACTATAACGCCTATAATGCCGAAGAGAACGCGATTTATTTACTCAAAGGCAAAGAATTTGACCGCAATATTGACCTAGAAAAAGGTAATTTTGATTACCTCATGGGTTGCGATTTGGATATGCAAAACCCGGAAGTTACCGGAGAGTTAAAATACTGGGGCGAATGGTATCTTGATACAACGGGTGTGGATGGCTTCCGATTTGATGCTGTCAAACACGTATCGGCAGACTTTTTCCAAGAATGGTTAGAACACGTTCGTAACTATGCTCAACGGGAGATATTTGCAGTCGGTGAATATTGGTCCTATGAAGTCGAAGCTTTACATCACTTCATTACTGTTACAGATGGTAAGGTGACTCTATTTGATGCACCTCTGCATCATAATTTTTATATAGCTAGTAAGTCAGGCAATGATTACGACCTACGGCAAATTTTTGACAATACCCTAGTACAGCAACAACCTGCTCTCGCTGTAACTTTAGTGGATAATCATGATTCTCAACCTTTACAATCCTTAGAATCAGTGGTTGAAGCTTGGTTTAAACCCCTCGCCTATGCCCTAATTTTACTTCGACGGGAGGGATATCCTTGTATTTTCTACGCTGATTATTACGGCGCTCATTACAAAGATCATGGCAATGATGGCAATGAATATGAGATTTGGTTAGACAGTCACCAATGGATTATTGATAAATTCCTCTTTGCACGTCAAACCTATGCCTATGGTGAGCAGTACGATTATTTTGACCACGCAAATACAATCGGTTGGACACGACTGGGTGATGAAGAACATCCTGGTGGAATGGCTGTTGTACTTAGTAATGGTAGCGAAGGCAGTAAATATATGGAAGTTGGACAACCCAACCGTACCTATATTGATATCACCGAAAATATCACTGAACCCATAACAACTAATGAGGAAGGTTGGGGTGAGTTTCGTTGTAACTCTGGTTCGGTTTCTGTGTGGGTTCCCCAGGAATCACCCTAG
- a CDS encoding cation:proton antiporter: protein MSLHSPIITFTLLILVILTIPPIFEKFKLPGLIGLLLAGVVLGESGLKLLNSDSETIKLLSDIGKIYLMFVAGLEIDLEQFRKTKNRSLVFGFLTFIIPLIAGIIVGRLFNFSWNSAVLIGSLLASHTLLAYPIISRMGMVTNEAVTVTIGATIFTDTGALLVLAICVGIHGGDFTVVSLIKLLAGLAVYSLLILWGFDWAGKEFFRRSGDEQGNQFLFILLALFLASVGAQIIGVEKIVGAFLAGLAVNDVLGRSVVKEKVEFVGSVLFIPCFFVDMGLLINIPAFIKTLSSIWLTLAIVVALIGSKFLAALIAKFLYRYNTPELLTMWSLSLPQVAATLAATLVAYQTLNSGGERLINEGVLNSVIVLMLVTAIIGPILTARFGNYLTIPQVELTTNSLSTWWQRDLAAEQKLNSQLTVIVPIYNPQTQRDLIEMAALLARHESGKIIPLAIAQGYLHMDDSRLLAKLTQSQEKLQIAREISQEFGVDVSPRIRIDDDIALGISRTSREENANLVVMGWGRITGFRARLFGNVIDSIFLSSHCPVAVTRLLKSPSMIQRILVPVGDLTRQTVDAIRLAQILASSNQAEVVLLHVCDRYTPSAIVQQFQSQLSAIANNENLKVNTHIRTIPGDDIARIIITEAKSFDLVVLRSVRYRTTAGLAVSEVTTEVIKALQSSIILLGEPQISKI, encoded by the coding sequence TTGTCACTGCATAGTCCAATTATTACTTTTACGCTGCTGATTTTGGTAATTTTAACTATTCCTCCAATTTTTGAAAAATTCAAATTACCCGGATTGATTGGTTTATTACTTGCAGGGGTGGTTCTGGGAGAGAGTGGTTTGAAATTGCTGAATTCGGATTCAGAAACCATCAAGTTACTTTCAGATATTGGTAAGATTTACTTGATGTTTGTAGCCGGGTTAGAAATTGATTTAGAGCAGTTTCGCAAAACAAAAAATCGCTCTTTGGTGTTTGGATTTTTAACTTTTATTATTCCTCTGATAGCAGGAATAATTGTTGGGAGATTATTTAATTTTAGCTGGAATTCTGCGGTTTTAATTGGTTCCTTGCTAGCTTCCCATACACTTTTAGCCTATCCCATCATCAGTCGTATGGGGATGGTGACCAATGAAGCAGTAACTGTGACAATTGGAGCGACAATTTTTACGGATACAGGGGCTTTATTGGTACTAGCAATTTGTGTAGGAATTCATGGAGGAGATTTTACAGTTGTCAGTTTAATTAAATTATTGGCAGGATTAGCGGTTTATTCTTTATTAATTTTATGGGGTTTTGATTGGGCAGGTAAGGAGTTTTTTCGACGTTCTGGAGATGAACAAGGGAATCAATTCTTATTTATTTTACTAGCCTTGTTTTTAGCATCTGTGGGTGCGCAAATTATCGGTGTAGAAAAAATTGTGGGAGCATTTTTAGCGGGATTAGCAGTTAATGATGTTTTAGGAAGGAGTGTGGTTAAGGAAAAAGTAGAGTTTGTCGGGAGCGTGTTATTTATTCCCTGTTTCTTTGTGGATATGGGATTATTAATTAACATTCCGGCATTTATTAAAACCTTAAGTTCAATTTGGTTGACTCTGGCAATTGTGGTTGCTCTGATTGGCAGTAAATTCTTAGCAGCTTTGATAGCCAAATTTCTCTACCGTTACAATACGCCAGAATTGTTAACCATGTGGTCTTTATCTTTACCACAAGTAGCTGCCACCTTAGCTGCAACTTTAGTGGCTTACCAAACCTTGAATTCTGGAGGGGAAAGATTAATTAATGAGGGTGTTTTAAATAGTGTAATTGTTTTAATGTTGGTGACGGCAATTATTGGTCCGATATTAACCGCAAGATTTGGGAATTATTTGACTATTCCCCAGGTGGAATTGACTACAAATAGTTTATCTACATGGTGGCAAAGAGATTTAGCAGCAGAGCAAAAGTTAAATTCCCAGTTAACGGTGATTGTACCGATTTATAATCCACAAACCCAACGGGATTTAATTGAAATGGCTGCTTTATTAGCTCGTCATGAGTCAGGGAAAATTATTCCCTTAGCGATCGCCCAAGGGTATCTTCACATGGATGACTCTCGACTCCTGGCAAAACTCACCCAAAGTCAGGAAAAATTGCAGATAGCGAGGGAAATTAGTCAGGAGTTTGGAGTGGATGTATCGCCCCGAATTCGCATTGATGATGATATCGCTCTGGGAATCAGTCGCACCAGTCGGGAAGAAAATGCCAACCTGGTTGTGATGGGATGGGGACGTATTACAGGTTTTCGCGCTCGTCTATTTGGTAACGTGATCGATAGTATTTTTCTCTCTTCCCATTGTCCCGTTGCAGTGACTCGACTACTAAAAAGTCCGTCGATGATTCAGCGAATTCTCGTACCTGTGGGTGATTTGACTAGGCAAACCGTTGATGCAATTCGGTTAGCGCAAATTTTAGCCAGTAGCAACCAAGCAGAGGTAGTGTTATTACACGTTTGCGATCGCTACACACCCAGTGCCATAGTTCAGCAATTCCAGTCTCAATTATCTGCGATCGCCAATAATGAAAACCTCAAAGTCAATACTCATATCCGGACTATCCCCGGTGATGATATTGCCAGAATCATTATTACAGAAGCTAAATCTTTTGATTTAGTTGTTTTACGTTCTGTACGCTACCGCACCACCGCAGGATTAGCAGTGAGTGAGGTGACAACGGAAGTTATTAAAGCTTTACAATCTTCCATTATCCTTTTAGGTGAACCGCAAATTTCCAAAATCTAA
- a CDS encoding class II glutamine amidotransferase, with product MCQLLGMNCNVPTDICFSFEGFAARGGKTDDHKDGWGIAFFEGKGCRIFVDEKPSIASPVAELVRSYPIRSTHVIAHIRKATQGEITLENCHPFRREMWGRYWVFAHNGDLPDFQLGSTKYYIPVGNTDSEKAFCLILETLRTAFPYGKPSLRELYSVLQQVTQKLASHGIFNYLLSDGEYFFTHCSTKLCYIVRQAPFVAAHLIDQDVTVDFSELTTPSDRVAVIATTPLTDNETWTAIAPGELLAFQDGLPVQI from the coding sequence ATGTGTCAACTACTGGGTATGAATTGCAACGTCCCCACGGATATCTGCTTTTCCTTTGAGGGTTTCGCAGCACGGGGAGGTAAAACAGATGATCATAAAGATGGTTGGGGAATTGCCTTTTTTGAAGGTAAGGGATGCCGAATTTTCGTGGATGAAAAACCCTCCATCGCGTCTCCGGTAGCGGAATTGGTACGTAGTTACCCCATCCGTTCTACCCATGTGATTGCCCATATTCGCAAAGCTACCCAAGGGGAAATCACCCTGGAGAATTGTCACCCCTTCCGTCGGGAAATGTGGGGTAGGTATTGGGTATTTGCCCATAATGGTGATTTACCAGACTTTCAACTAGGAAGCACAAAATATTACATTCCTGTCGGCAATACTGACAGTGAGAAAGCCTTTTGCTTGATATTAGAAACCTTAAGGACAGCCTTCCCCTATGGTAAACCCAGTCTCAGAGAGCTTTATTCCGTGTTGCAACAAGTTACGCAAAAACTGGCAAGCCATGGAATATTTAATTACCTGTTATCAGATGGGGAATATTTTTTTACCCACTGCTCCACAAAACTTTGTTATATCGTGCGTCAAGCACCCTTTGTTGCTGCCCATTTAATTGACCAAGATGTTACCGTAGATTTTAGCGAATTAACCACACCCAGCGATCGCGTTGCTGTGATTGCCACCACACCCCTAACGGATAACGAAACTTGGACAGCGATCGCCCCTGGAGAGTTATTAGCTTTTCAGGATGGTTTACCTGTACAAATTTAG